The following coding sequences are from one Lolium rigidum isolate FL_2022 chromosome 6, APGP_CSIRO_Lrig_0.1, whole genome shotgun sequence window:
- the LOC124663810 gene encoding F-box/FBD/LRR-repeat protein At1g13570-like, which yields MKHHCTDHPITKTLTPSYSTLRSPSRYRLTMINHTVCKITSSNHISGKPIFKKARPNVKLEDLPQDLLCTILSKLPAKEVSRATILSSNWRYICAICCYKLCFAGATGCCRDTFERKEYLQYMQKFIDNVNTIVQKCRGKFLEEFHVRFEFDAMLVDPLNKWVNFAVSSRTKSIAVNLRPINKRRTDVDRYAFPFHLLDNGSNMSHLQCIQLSFVSLRPPSEFRGFPILRKLDLEFVDIALKDLQVILSNCYNLGWLSLVRCFLNGELKLDRPLSHLRHLTVVYCRVTRIEFHVTKLVTFVYDGPIVPIFINQDSKLENAHICFDKTNFQDGATSLLNGIPSVQNLTLKIFDQRLEKESLLNSPGKLSRLRCLQLVMGLGVEDTDKLSHVVSILRAAPLIEKLEINFSPITHICFADKGALGKQHLQLCEYNYLKNMHMTAYKGTRGQLEFLLHVVENAPALEELIVDTAIRDYEDQYAGLYCRKKACAERAVQHARSCLGGKLSAKVKLCVM from the exons ATGAAACACCATTGTACGGACCACCCGATCACCAAAACGCTGACACCGTCTTACTCGACCCTCCGTAGCCCAAGCCGTTACAG GTTAACAATGATCAACCATACAGTGTGCAAAATAACTTCCTCAAATCATATCAGTGGGAAACCAATCTTTAAGAAAGCGAGGCCAAACGTTAAACTGGAAGACCTTCCACAG GATCTGCTGTGCACCATATTATCGAAGTTGCCTGCGAAAGAGGTTTCAAGAGCTACTATTTTATCAAGCAATTGGAGATATATCTGTGCTATTTGCTGCTACAAATTATGTTTCGCTGGTGCTACCGGGTGTTGCCGTGATACTTTTGAAAGAAAAGAATACCTCCAGTACATGCAGAAGTTCATCGATAATGTCAATACAATCGTGCAAAAGTGTCGTGGCAAGTTCCTTGAAGAATTCCATGTCAGATTCGAGTTTGATGCAATGCTGGTTGATCCTCTAAATAAATGGGTTAATTTTGCGGTATCATCACGGACAAAGAGCATAGCTGTCAATTTACGACCTATTAACAAGAGACGTACAGATGTTGATCGCTACGCATTTCCTTTTCACCTTTTGGATAATGGAAGCAACATGTCTCATCTGCAGTGTATACAGCTTAGCTTTGTATCTTTGAGACCACCATCTGAATTCAGAGGGTTCCCAATCCTGAGAAAGCTTGATTTGGAGTTTGTGGATATCGCTCTAAAGGATCTTCAAGTTATATTGTCCAATTGCTATAATCTTGGATGGCTGAGCTTAGTCAGATGCTTCCTGAATGGCGAACTAAAGTTGGATCGTCCGTTGTCCCACCTTCGACACCTAACAGTTGTATACTGTAGGGTGACCAGGATAGAATTTCATGTTACGAAGCTCGTTACCTTTGTATACGATGGACCCATTGTTCCTATTTTCATTAATCAAGATTCTAAGCTTGAAAATGCACATATATGTTTTGACAAGACAAATTTTCAAGATGGTGCCACTTCACTCCTCAATGGTATTCCGAGCGTTCAAAATCTGACACTAAAAATTTTCGACCAGCGCTTAGAG AAGGAATCACTGTTGAATAGCCCAGGCAAGTTATCCCGTCTTAGGTGCTTACAGTTGGTAATGGGATTAGGAGTTGAAGATACCGACAAACTTTCTCATGTAGTTTCCATTCTGAGGGCAGCTCCGCTTATCGAGAAGTTGGAGATCAAT TTTTCTCCCATTACTCACATCTGTTTTGCGGACAAGGGTGCTTTGGGCAAGCAGCACCTTCAGCTGTGTGAATATAATTATCTGAAGAATATGCATATGACAGCATATAAAGGAACAAGAGGTCAACTTGAATTTCTTCTGCATGTTGTGGAAAATGCCCCTGCGCTGGAGGAATTAATTGTGGACACTGCTATACGGGATTACGAAGATCAATACGCAGGCCTATATTGCAGAAAGAAAGCATGCGCAGAGCGCGCTGTGCAGCATGCTAGATCTTGTCTCGGTGGAAAACTTTCAGCAAAGGTGAAACTTTGTGTTATGTAG